The sequence TCGTCGATGAACACCGCCCCGGCCTTGAACACGCTGCCCTGGCTCCAATCCAGCCCCAGGCGGCGGATCACCGGCTCGCTGTAGGGGAGCATCGACTCGCCGATGTGGAAACGGGGGTGGCGGTCCCTTTCCAGCAGCAGCACCCGGTGGCCGTACTGGGCCAGCAGGGTGGCGGCGGTGCAGCCGGCAGGCCCGCCGCCGGCGACGATGACATCGTAGTTCATTGCAGTTCCACGCTCCATCCGCTACCCAAAGGTACGGTTTGCCGGTTTCCGTTCTCCAGGGCCCGGACCAACGCCAGCCCCGCCAGCACCGGTGAGGAAGCTACCAGCGGCTGCAAATCCGCCGGCAATGCCGCCCTGGTCTGCTCCGGCGGGCCGATCCGCCCGCCCCGTTCCAGCACCCAGGCCAGAGCGACCGGATAGCGTCCCATGCCCGGCTGCAGATGCGGCGGCCAGCGTTCCTCGTAGCACACCAGCAGCACCCGTTCGGCCTCGGTCAGCAGCCGGGTCCAGGCCTCCAGCCAGGCCATGGCGAAAGTGGCCTCCCCCGCTCCCAGGGCGGTGGTGGGCTGACGGCTGCCGGTGGCGATGCTCCAGTAGCCGGCGGCGGCGTTGTGGACCGAATTGTGAAAGGCGGTGGGCGAGACGCAGCCGTCGGGTTTGGCCAGTTCGACGAGCAGGCGGTCGGTGACCTGCATCTCGCCGCCGACGCTGGCGAATACCGCCGGCAGTTCCCGGGGATCGACCCCGGCGCGTTCGCAGGCCAGAAGCCCAGCGCACAGCGCCAGCCGGGTCGCTTCGCCGGTACGGCGGCGGATGACGGCGGGAATCCGTTTTGGATCCGGCGAAGCCGTCTCGACATTCAGGGAGACGCTCCAGTCGTTCTCGGGGGCACAAACCACCGCCGCCCGCACGCCGATCCCGGTCACAGACACCGGTTCGGTGACGGCGTCGGCTTCCCATCCCAGCAGCACGCTGGCGTTGCTGCCGCCGAAGCCGAAGGCGTTGCCCAGCACCCGTCCCGCCTGCTGCCGTCGGGGGTGGCGTTGCAGGTTCAGACGGCAGGCCGGATCGGGGGTTTCCAGCCCGCAGGTGCCCGGCAGCCAGCCGTGTTCCAGGGCTTCCAGCAGGGCCACCGTTTCCAACGCCCCCGAGGCGCCCAGGGTGTGTCCCAAAAGGCCCTTGAGGCCGCCACAGGGCACCCGGTCGCCGAACAGGCGTTCGACCGCCTTGGCCTCGGCCAGATCGTTGAGGGGGGTGGCGGTGGCGTGGAGCTTGACATAGTCGACCCGCGCCGGCTCCAGCCCAGCCAGGGCCGCCGCCATCGCCGCCTCGGCGCCGCGGCCTTCCGGGTCCGGGGCGGCCATGTGGTGGGCGTCGGAGGATTCGCCCACCGCCAGCAGCCGGGGACAGGCCCGGTTCGCCTTGGCGGCCTTCTCCAGCAGCAGCAGGGCCGCGGCCTCACCGATGTTGATACCGCAGCGGTCGGCGTCCAGCGGCCGGCAGGCGGCCTCGGCCACCAGACCGAGGCTGTGGAAACCGAACAGGGTCAGGCTGCACAGGGTGTCCACCCCGGCCACCAGCACCGCGTCACAGATATCGGTCAGCAGCAGTCGCCGGGCCGTACCCAGAGCCTTGGCGCTTGAGGAACAGGCGGTGGAAACCGCCAGCACCGGGCCGGCGAGACCCAGGTCCCGGGCCATGGCCTCGGCAGTGGCGTGGACCGCGTGGCGGTGGATGAAATCGAAGTCTGCCGGCATTTCCCCATGGGCGACGAAATGGCGGTAGGCGGCCTCGGAATCGTAGATGCCCGAGGTGCTGGTCCCCAGCACCAGCCCGACCCGTACCGCGCCGTAACGGTCCAGGGCGGCCGCGATCCGGTGGCGGAAACCGTCCTGTTCCAGGGCGGCCCGGGCCAGACGCGCGTTGCGGCACTCGTAGCGCGCCAGTTCCGGCGGCAGGGGCGGCAGCGGGTCGGGATACTCCCCCACCAGGGTGGGAAACGGCAGCGGCAGCAGGTGGATCGGCCGCAGACAGGGCTTGTTGGCCAAAATGGCAGCCAGCAGCGCCTGCCGTCCGGCACCGGCGGCGCCCAAAACCTGCCAGGTGGTGATGGCGACCGGCCTCATGGCGCCCCGGTGGTCGTCGGCAGTCCCAACCTGCGCCAACGGGCCATGTGCCCTTCCAGCAACAGCACCTCCCGGCAGCCCAGGTCCCGCAGTTTGGAGGCCGCGTACGTCGCCCGCGGTCCGTGCTCGCAGGTCACCACCACCGGCTCGTTGTGGCAGCGTCGCAGCACTTCGGGCGGGGTCTTCTCGGCCACCTCGGTGAAAGGGACGTGAACGGCACCGGGAATGTGGCTGCTGCGGTATTCCCCCTCGGAGCGGACATCGAGCACCAGAGGTGCCTGCCCGCCCTCCAGGGCCCGGGCCAGATCGCGGGGGGCGACGGCGGGGCCGCCGCAGGCGGCCAGCAGGAAAAGCAACAGCAGACAGACAAAACGCATCAGGACTCCATCGATTCGGAAAGCGGGACGACCAGCACCGGGCACCAGAGAAAGCCGCTCACCACCCCACAGGTCACCGCCAGCGCCAGAGCCTGCAACACCGGCTGGCTCGCCAGCCCCAGGGCGGCGAAGGCAGTCACCGTGGTCAGCATCGAGGCTCCCATGGCTTGATAGGTGGCGGCGATATCGCCGCCGCGCCGTTCCCGGTAGAAGATAGCGTAATCCACGCAGATGGCAATGGCCAACAGGGCGGCAAGCAGGTGAAAAAAGCTGAGGGGAAAACCAGCGGCGGCAAAACCGATCAGGATGGTGGTCCCGCCCAGCAGGGGTGGCGCCAGCAGTTGCAGAGCGGTCAGGGGGCTGCGATAGCGCCAGGCCAGAAGCGCCCAGATGACGGCGACGCCGGCGGCCAGGGTCTTCAGAGCGCGGCGGCGGTACTGCTGCGCCAGGCGGTTGACGTGGTCGTGCTGACTGAAATAGCGCACCCCCTCCAGCCCCGCCAAGGCGGCGCGCACGGCGTCTGGGTCGTGGCTGCCGAGCCAGATGGCCAGCTCGGCCCGGTCCTGGCGGGTCCGGACCTGGCCCACCAGAATCTCCGCCAGCCGCGGGTCGGGGACCGGCAGCCACGGCGGTTCGCTGCGCACCAGCTGTGATAACGGTTCCACCGTCAGACCGGCGGTTGCCAGGGCCCGGCGCCAGGCGGCGACGAATTCCGGGGTCACGTGGCTTTGGTACTGGCGCCAGTTGCGCGCCTGCAGGGACTGGGAGACGTACCAGGGATAGAGGGGCTGGAAGCCGGCCAGCGCCCTTGTTTCCCGGAGCCGGCGCAGCACCAGCGTGGCGGTCTCGGCGCGCTGAAGGGCGGTTTCCAGGTCCGGAGCCTCGACCAACACCGCCCGTCCCGGTTCGATGCCCCCCAGCCGGGCGCGCAGCTGGCGGTCCTGGCGCTTGAGCTCGGGATCGACCGCCGCCAGCTTTTCCAGGTCGTCGAGCCATTGCAATCGCGGCCAAGCCGCCCCTGCGGCGGCCACGGCCAGCACCGCGGCCAGTTGCAAGCCCTTGCGGTGGCGGCGGGCGAAACCGAGCCAGGCCGTCAGGGGC comes from Methylomarinovum tepidoasis and encodes:
- a CDS encoding rhodanese-like domain-containing protein, whose protein sequence is MRFVCLLLLFLLAACGGPAVAPRDLARALEGGQAPLVLDVRSEGEYRSSHIPGAVHVPFTEVAEKTPPEVLRRCHNEPVVVTCEHGPRATYAASKLRDLGCREVLLLEGHMARWRRLGLPTTTGAP
- a CDS encoding beta-ketoacyl-ACP synthase, whose protein sequence is MRPVAITTWQVLGAAGAGRQALLAAILANKPCLRPIHLLPLPFPTLVGEYPDPLPPLPPELARYECRNARLARAALEQDGFRHRIAAALDRYGAVRVGLVLGTSTSGIYDSEAAYRHFVAHGEMPADFDFIHRHAVHATAEAMARDLGLAGPVLAVSTACSSSAKALGTARRLLLTDICDAVLVAGVDTLCSLTLFGFHSLGLVAEAACRPLDADRCGINIGEAAALLLLEKAAKANRACPRLLAVGESSDAHHMAAPDPEGRGAEAAMAAALAGLEPARVDYVKLHATATPLNDLAEAKAVERLFGDRVPCGGLKGLLGHTLGASGALETVALLEALEHGWLPGTCGLETPDPACRLNLQRHPRRQQAGRVLGNAFGFGGSNASVLLGWEADAVTEPVSVTGIGVRAAVVCAPENDWSVSLNVETASPDPKRIPAVIRRRTGEATRLALCAGLLACERAGVDPRELPAVFASVGGEMQVTDRLLVELAKPDGCVSPTAFHNSVHNAAAGYWSIATGSRQPTTALGAGEATFAMAWLEAWTRLLTEAERVLLVCYEERWPPHLQPGMGRYPVALAWVLERGGRIGPPEQTRAALPADLQPLVASSPVLAGLALVRALENGNRQTVPLGSGWSVELQ